The Zingiber officinale cultivar Zhangliang chromosome 2A, Zo_v1.1, whole genome shotgun sequence genomic sequence CAATAATTGATTGGTCCTCGTGATACTCGATTGGTGAACACCAATCGATCTAGCCTATTAATTTCAAACTCTCTCGTGCCTAGTTTTGTACTTATCAATTGATTGGTAATTTTCACCAATCTATTGGTAGTTGAAAACCTAATTTTCTGAAAGCTATTGTTcaactaaaatttttttaaaatcatgcaGTCAATCGTGTTCTTCATGGATAATTCAAAAAACTTGATCTAGAGTTTAAATTCTAACCTATCCATATTACATTCGACGAATATGCCTCCACGATAGTCTATCGAAGTAAGAAACAATGCATATTtaccaaatgttgaaaataatccATTTGATCTTAAGGctaaaactgaaaatcgaaaCAATGACGGTCAATGGGTTAACCTGAATCTATCGCAAGAGTGATTGTATCGCTTACTTGTCATCATAGCCGACTCTTGCAATGCAGCGGAAGTCTTTTGGAGGATTGGATGGACAGCCTTAGCTTAGTCTCAATGGAGAAAGagttcaaggaagaagaagcaatgaCAAATCCCCCTTGATTCAATATGCCTTACTCAAAGGAAGTTTTTTCTTATATGCCAAGCCCATCATGCGAACCATCCACCTTAAAAGTCATTCCAGATCCGCAAAGAAAAATCACAATCTGATGCAGAAGCTGCGTACCTGTTCGAGAACGATGGTGGTGCTCCAAGAAAAGAGATTCCTATCGGGGGAGCGATCGAAGAGTCTCCTTGCCTTATCGAGATCGCCGGCGAAGGAATGCCCAACGATGAGAGTGTTAGGGCAAAGGCGTGCATCGGGAAGGGAACCGGAATTTGAGAGCAGATCAAGGAGGCGGTTGAGGCGGCGTCGATGGCTTCGGAGAAGCGGCCTTACAAGTCCCAGAGGAGAGGGATGGAATGAGGCGAGGTAGAAAGAAGGACGAGGTAAAGAGGACAGATACTCATCTTCGTACCAGGATTGGGTCCATGAAGATACCCAATAATAAGGAGGGTAGAACGGCAAGAAACATAGAGTCGCAAAAATTGTAGCGCGACCCGGACACGTCAGCACGGTCTGCGGGGGAGCTAGACCTCGCGGTCCCCATTGTCTAACTGCGAATCGGTGAGTGACGCCTGTTACAGCAGCTCCGTCGCTTCCTTAGCGGTTGAAATGGTCTATAAATATGCAATAAAGTCCCTTGTAGATCCAATAACCAGCACTGACGCCCCTAGCGTTGTCCGCCAGGAGCCAAGCCCTGTATAGTCGTCGTCTTCCCTCTTCTTCGTCGTCGATTCTTCGTTCCGATCATGGATCGGGTTCTCCGCATGGTCCGAAGTCGTCCATGAACGGTGAGATTGCCCAGATGTGGGTCACCTCTCGAGAGAAGTTTGGCTCCATGTACAGTGTGGAGAAATTAGAAGTAGGGTTTTGAAGAGATGTAGGAGAGGTCGAGGGTTGGAGAGAGATCGAGGAAGGGAGATGAGATATATGACTGCCACAGGTGCGGTGGCGGAGGAGGAGAGGGCGGCGTCGACGGCATCGGGAGAGATCCACTTGCCGGCGGAGGTGGACTGGGAGATGCTCGACAAGTGGCGGTTTTTCGTCCTTGGAGCGGGACTTTTCTCCGGTGTATCTGCGGCTCTGTACCCGGCGGTGGTCCTCAAGACGCGGATCCAGGTCGCGCATCCGCCGCCGCCGTGCCTCCGCGCGGTAGCCTCCATCCTCCGCCACGAGGGCCCCCGGGGTTTCTACCGTGGATTTGCGACCTCTCTCGCCGGTACCGTGCCTGCGCGGGCTCTTTACATGGGCGCGCTTGAGGCCACAAAAAGCGCTGTTGGCACCGCCACCCTTCGCTTCGGGGTCCCTGAGCCTGCTGCTACGGCTGCCGCTTCCGCTGCTGCCGGACTCAGTGCGGCCATCGCTGCCCAGTTCGTATGGACGCCTATCGACGTGGTCAGCCAACGCCTCATGGTGCAGGGATCCGCTTCCACCGCTAAGTACCGCGGTGGCGTCGATGCCTTCAGGAAGATCCTGTACTCCGATGGCCTCCGCGGACTCTACCGAGGGTTCGGGATGTCAATTCTCACCTATGCTCCATCAAATGCCGTTTGGTGGGCCTCCTACTATCTTTCTCAGAGACTGATCTGGAGCGGTATCGGCTACCACATTATCGAAGGCGGCAGTGAGTTAAGGCCGGGATGCGGGGCTGTGGTTACGGTCCAAGGGTTAAGCGCGGCAGTAGCAGGTGGAGCGTCGGCGGTGGTGACGATGCCTCTGGACACCATCAAGACAAGGATGCAAGTTCTGGATGGCGAAGGTGAGAGAATGACAATTGGACGAACTATGAGGAGTCTTCTCAGAGAAGGAGGTTGGGGAGCTTGCTACAGAGGTCTCGGTCCAAGGTGGGCTTCGATGTCATTATCTGCCACCACCATGATCACCACCTATGAATTCTTGAAGAGACTTTCAGCCAAAGAGTCCCCTTGAGGTACTTCTAACTGCAATAACCTTTTCTTTCGCCTTTATATCCTGTttcttttttatgtatatatGTAGTAGTATTCTATTTCAGTTGTTTTAGGTAAGGGGAGAACTCTTGTTACTAATTGAAATACTGATATAATCTAATCCAACTATGGATTGAGTTTTGCATCCAATACCACAAGTTTACCTTTCTTCCTTTGAATTAGTTGATGACTTGATGCTCGTATCATTCTATAATTCATTCTGATCAAGAATAGATTTTCTCTTGTACATATGAATCATTTTGTTCATAGATTGAGGTGTTTTAGTTTTGGCAAATTTCTTTCTAGGATTGGAGCATCTTAGAACAACATGGTGGTGCTTTTCAATGGCTTCTAAAGACAGATGCTTGATTAACGAGAGCACTGATATGAAACACTAGAGATGAAGCTTATCAAGGCAAGTGTTTGATTAATGAAAGCACTGATATGAAATATTAGAGGAGAAGAATATTAAATTAGAGAGTGCGGATGAAAGAATCATAATGGCCTGGAGATCTTGTATCATTGTGGGGCATTTGTGCGCACATCAAGTTCTTGTCCTCCCACTCTTCAGAATTATGATTGCTTTTCTTAGCCTGCACTCTTACATGTCTTCTCCTCTATTATCACAATTTGAATTAATGGGcaatttaataaatatatctCATTTCCTGATCAAATCTTGTTGAGTTTGTTCCTTATCACAATAAAATTGACTTGGATTGCTTTATCTTTGAATGAGAAAGGAGATGCCCACCATGAATAGTTTCCTTGTGTTTTTGAAGCTATGAAGAAAGGACATTTGACAGAGATTGATATGCACTTCTATGCTAGAGATTCAAAGTGTTTACTTTATTTTCAAAGCCTAATACTAGGAGCCTTGCCTGCATAGTTAAGCAAGCTTTAGTTATTGGCTAAATTTTACTAGAGTTGATTCCCATATTTTTGAATTGTTTGACTCGTAACACTAATATGTCTTTCATCTCCCTAGATCAAGCAACTTCATAGACATTATGAGTAAAAACACCAAGAAGTTTCAATGCATTAGTCAGCGGATGGCTAAGTCATGAGAGTTGCGCGATATGCATACCATATGTCACTTATACGGATAACTTATATTACTTCTCGCAAGGCAAGTGTTTCTTTTTTTAATCCTAGTCTTTAGCAATCAGATTAAGAAATGGTTATTTTAGAGAGTGGATGTTGCTCTcaagtttttttaaatttaaacatcATCAAGTGGTTGCACATGGAATCTGATTTCTTAAAGTAAATGATTTTGTAGGATGTTTGGGACATGGTAGGCAGGAAGTGATGCTTAAATTATAGttggaaaaacaaaaataaataggtGAGATTCCTTATGCCTGATAAACTAAAAAGAACCACTAGAAATTGTCTGTCCCttatctctttcctttttttctttttgataattCAAGTGGGTAGGCTTCGTCCGACTAATTTCGGAGATAAACGGTCTTTCCCTGTGATTTGCCTATCGGATAAATCTGGAGAACTATATATGCACACCTTTTCTCTTTCCTTGCTTTTGTTATTGGTTGGTGTGCGTCTTCAGAGAGTTGCAGTTTAAACTCTGTAGATCTCTAATTGAGGATCAAAATCTGGTTGCAATTGCATCAACTCGATTGTCAATCAAAATCTGTTATGAACTGACCTTGATTTATGGCTAGGAGAATACATATCAAAGTGGGGTCTTCAATTATACACAATTTCTTGTCCATTCACTTGGTATAATGTTAAGTGGTGGGTCATTGATGGCTGTGTGATTGTGATTttttatcatcatcatttggccTTTCTTTCTTCCATTCTACGTCTCTATTCCAACCTCATTTGATTTGAAGGACATGGTGGTAGCTAACTATTCCTTGTCAACTTCTATAGGCAATTTTTTGGGGgcacaaattaaaaattaaaaatcaaaagaatgtattgagattgttatttttttttaaatttttttaatcaaaaaaatGTTTCATCCCATCCGTCCCTTTTAACATGACATAGTTGTTCTCGTTCTCCTGCCTCATGCATTAAATCAGGTGTGCTACAATGTAAATGTACAAGTGCATATGGTTAAATCTACATTGTATTGTAGAGCTATGAAATTGTAATATACTtaacaattataaaatcataagaaTAAGggatgttgaaaaaaaaaaaaaaagtgtcctTTTAATTTTTGCTAGATTTTTTGTTCCTTCCATAAGAAGttgatcaaattttaaattttaatggtGATAATTTTAAAGGTGTGTTCTAAATTTATCAAAGCTAATCAAATCGAAGACCGCTTGTCTTCCCAATTTATTTGGGCGAAATATAAACAAACGACCATTTGTATTTAAAGTTATAAATGAAttaagcgttcgtgaacaaattTGATGTTCGACTTGATAAGAACTTattttatattcgttcaatatacataagattaattaaacaaacaaacttgaacaactcgttaaaataaacaaacaaacttgaacatatatatgttcagctcgttaatgttcgtaaacaacgttcgtgaacaatatttatgaactatatttattaataaaattcttttcaatatgctaaataaacaataaaataaattaaattaaattaaattattaaacttaataaccaatcaaacgaacttaaattaagagtttgataatatctaaatgaaacaagctcgaaccaaactcaagtcaaatttaaattaagagtttgaaaatatctaatcgaaccaagctcaaatcaAATTTCAAAAAGCACAAACTCATACAAAATAAATCTAAGTCAAACTTGAATATTCATTTTAaaagcttgattcattttaaactcgactcaactcgattaccttatcaaataaacttgaacactCCAAATCCTTGTATTTGCACATTTCCTCTCATTGTTTCAAAGGCGAAATATAAACAGCGAAATACAAACAATTTATTTGGGCGAAATATAAACAGGCGAAATACAAACTGTACATAATTTATTTCTCTTCACACCTAATTGTTAAAAAAAGGAACTTCTCACCTTTATCATGGAAACAATAATAAAAAGGGCGTTTGTTTCCTATtttatttaaatcaaaattaattttaattgaaattaTATTTTTCGACAAAGTTAGactattttctctcttttttaaaattttatttttttgtatttttctggttagtaaaaaaaaaatttagtagcCTTTGACAGCGTGGACTACTTCCAGTGAGAACAATAAAAAAGGTTAGAGAAAAAGACAGCCCATAACAGATTTCATGAGCTATAACTAATTATTCAAATTCAACTATAACTAATTATTCAAATTCAACTTCCAGACGGTTTGGAAGTTGAATTTGAATAATTAGTTATAGCCCATGAAATCTGTTATGGGCTGTCTTTTTCTCTAACTGTTTGGGCCTACTGGAAGATCTCCATCAGCCTCTCCGTCTCCGGCATCATCCCCTGCACCGCCTCGTGCCTGCAGAGCCTCTCTGCCCACGGTGGAGGGAGCGGTCGTGGGGCCTCGCGGAAATGAGGCCAGGCACCGCTGGCCAGGCCTCGTCAATGTTCTGGACGATGACGGATTCGCACAGGAGGCGGCCACCATGGATGCGGTGGATTAGGACGGGGATCTTTTTGAGGACGGGGTAAGATGCGAGGATGAGGAGCTTACTCTTGCCACCGATCTCTTCTTCCAAGTACTCGTACTCGACTTTCTTCAGTTGTAGGGCCACCCTCGCGGGCTCGTAGGGGCATGGCGAATTCCCGAGCAGCTTCACATCCGCCATGGATTGAAGATATCGGAATGCATGATGATTGAATTGGGCCATAGAAGTGTGATTTTATAGAGAGGAAGCAGGCGCCAGTCATTGGTTCTTCCGGGGAAGAAGCGTAGTTTTGTCTTGTAGTTCTGTCAGCTGTGTCGCCTTCGCATCGATTGTATCGAAGGCGACGTCGACTTGGGCGATGAGCTGGCCGAACTCTCGCAGAGGGTTattgttataaaaaaaatgatttacaGATGTTCTTCACCGAAACAAAGAGGGAAAAGaatcaaaatacaaaaagaattggTAAAATTGCATAATCAAGACAAAAAAAGATAAGAAATAGCAAGGATAAACCAATGAAATacgagtttttaaaattttcatgcaAGCAATTTACTGGACCAACATGTTTAATTCAAGAAAATCAGTGCAGGTGGCCCTCAGATCTCATAGCTTTTCAGAATCATCGAGGCTTAGTATATGAATTTCCAGATTGATCACATTCACGTGAAtactgaataataataataataataataacaagaagaagaaggagaagaagaagaagtaaagcGATGCCAAAAATGGCGTAATCGGGTCGGGCTGTGAGCGTAATCAGCAAATGTGGTCAACACTGGAAGAACATAAAAGCCTCTAAAGTTGTAAGATTTTCCATCATCGGGCATCCATAACCAGTAATTGTTAACACAAACTACAGCAAGAGAGAATCCGAGCCAAAATGAGAAGATTTATACACATGACAAAATAGCAACCATGATTAGACCTCCATTGCTTCAGAATGAGGAAAATAAATTGTCGAGACACCAATGAAGAATCAGGGTTTGTTCCATTACTCCCCCAAAATCGCTTTTGCAGGAACCACTTTCAGTGAGAAATGCGTTCTATGAGAGCACAACACCGATACACACTATCCCACCTTCAAATGCATTGGAAGAAACCCAGATGCAAAATGGCAACGAACACGAAGAAATCAAATACGGAAAGATCGACAAATCGAGCACATGCTGTTCATAGATAGGATGTTAGCAGAGTTATTTGCCGAGACACCCACTGAAAAATTAGGGTTTGCCCGATGTTCCATCTGAACAAAAGATCTATTTTCGCAGGGAATACCTCGATGAAAAATGCATGTACAGGAGCATAACACAAAATCGAAGAAAAGCTTTCGAAAAGAGCAGATGAAAGATCAAGTACGCAAAAAGGAAGCAAATTTTTCAATATGCTCGACGAAGAAACAGATCCACGAGAAGAATGGCTCACAAACCTCGATCAAATAATAGACGAGCCATGAGGATGAAGAGCAGGCAGAGCAACAAGCTGCATCGCGGCCGCCATATCAAAACCCTAGTTTTCGCTATTTGCAGATTGAGCAGTGCGATCGAGGTAATTATATAGCAGAGGCGAAGCGCTGTTACACCCAATATGACGGTTCGTAGCCAGAAGAATAACACGCCCGTTATAAATATATAACACGAATCCCTCTCAAGCCTTTccatcgccgccgccgccggcggTGCCGATAAACTTCTGGCGACCTCCGACTCCAATCCGATTCCCTACAGAGCGCCGCTGTGTCTAAAGGTTCCTCTGTCGGATAGCAACAACACGGATGGTTGATTGTGTGCAGACCTTGGCTCAGAAATAAAATGCTGGATCGAGGATATATCCAGTGAGATTGTACGACCTTCAACTAGCAGTTTGATGTTTCAAGCATGCGCTCTACGAGTATCCATCCAACTGAAGTTAGCACCCATTAGAACTTTGTACTCAGCTTTCTCTGGTAAGGCGCTTGCCATTTCTAATGGCGTTACTCAATCCAACACCAGGGATGCTTCTCAGCTGCTCGACGAAATGCCTCTACCAGATTCTAAAAACTGCAACAAGAGGATCAGGTGTTACACATCAGACCATGTGCATTACGCATCTCTGTCAATGTTCAAAAGGATGCTTAGTGCCCAGTTGATGCCGGACAGCTTTGCTCTTGCTGCCACCATCAAGTCTGCAGCGGGGGTGACTGTGTTTCTTGATATGGGGCCTGCAGAAGCCATCCATGGGTTTGCAATGAAGACGGGCTATGTAGTCTTTGCAGCAGTTCAGAAGGCTATGATAGATATGTATGCCAAGTTCGGTGCACTGTGTAGTTCTCGTCGGGTGTTCAAGGAGATGGATAGCCTAGATTCAGTCGCTTGGAATGTGCTTTTGACAGGATATGCTCGTGCTGCACTTCATGATCAGGCATTGCATTTGTTCCTAAGGATGCATGTATGCGGTGTCGAAGAAAGTAAGCCTGATGCGATAACTCTTGCTGTAATTCTTCCAGTCATTGCCAAGCTAGATCTTCTGCAATCTGGACAGAGCATCCATGGTTATGCTATAAAGATGGGACTGGAAGTTGGTACTTTAGTTGGGAATGCACTTGTGTCAATGTACACCAAGTGTGGCTTCGTCGATGATGCTCGTAG encodes the following:
- the LOC122042258 gene encoding solute carrier family 25 member 44-like — its product is MRYMTATGAVAEEERAASTASGEIHLPAEVDWEMLDKWRFFVLGAGLFSGVSAALYPAVVLKTRIQVAHPPPPCLRAVASILRHEGPRGFYRGFATSLAGTVPARALYMGALEATKSAVGTATLRFGVPEPAATAAASAAAGLSAAIAAQFVWTPIDVVSQRLMVQGSASTAKYRGGVDAFRKILYSDGLRGLYRGFGMSILTYAPSNAVWWASYYLSQRLIWSGIGYHIIEGGSELRPGCGAVVTVQGLSAAVAGGASAVVTMPLDTIKTRMQVLDGEGERMTIGRTMRSLLREGGWGACYRGLGPRWASMSLSATTMITTYEFLKRLSAKESP